A stretch of DNA from Mycolicibacterium celeriflavum:
CAATGTGCCTCGGCGGCGGCGCCGTCCCCGGATCGCAACAGCTGCATCAGCTTTCGATACGACCGCATCAGCTTGTCGTAGTCGGCTCTGGAGACGGGACGCCGCTCCTTGAACAGAAAAGCGTTGTGCCGCACGGTGATCTCCTGCAGCATCCCGGCGATGATGCTCAGCGTTGCGTTTCCCGACAGCTCGACGACGCGGAGGTGGAAGTCGCCGGTGGTCTCGGCCAGGGTGTCGTTCTGCCAGCCGGACGGCACATGCTCTTCGAGCATCTTGTCGAGTTCGTCGAACGCCTCGGCCGACCCCGATTCCGCCAGCAGCCGAACCGCCATCGGCTCGATGCCGGACCGGGCCGTCATCAGGTCGGCGATGGTCGCGCCGGACAGTTCGAGCAGCAGACCGGCGGGACGGGCCACGATCTCGGGGCCGGGCACCCGGACGCGGGCGCCGGTCCGCGAGCCGCGGCGGACC
This window harbors:
- a CDS encoding FadR/GntR family transcriptional regulator; the protein is MARNTPLAPMIGPDGVGAGTAVRSPKTAELVAGTLRRMVVDGKLKDGDFLPNEAELMAHFGVSRPTLREAVRVLESERLVEVRRGSRTGARVRVPGPEIVARPAGLLLELSGATIADLMTARSGIEPMAVRLLAESGSAEAFDELDKMLEEHVPSGWQNDTLAETTGDFHLRVVELSGNATLSIIAGMLQEITVRHNAFLFKERRPVSRADYDKLMRSYRKLMQLLRSGDGAAAEAHWRKHLDTARDLLLQGLEDVKVRDVMG